A genomic stretch from Marinimicrobium sp. C6131 includes:
- a CDS encoding fatty acid desaturase: MSAFRYAQDRLPVGIILLYFLLDLWVYATVDSIGWLTVWFLLGIFPKTNVCVWNHNHHHCRTFHNPWLNRLLEIAYGFQTGMLASTWTLHHIHGHHRHYLDQAQDTSRWQADGQTISVWRYIAEGIFLTYPRAIAIGRRRPKLLRKYLLELSVSLAILLALTTYRPLPALFVFWLPMLASLIVTMRATYYHHLELDLEDPMAASRNVVDSKWLNILTGNIGYHTAHHHKCGLHWSKLPQLHKALEPLIPAHCYTRTVPIYYWIDHLDRLLRRVCQPLCRRSAFRSRIQHSTDTTQ; this comes from the coding sequence ATGAGTGCGTTCCGCTACGCTCAGGACCGCCTTCCGGTCGGTATCATTCTGTTGTATTTCCTGCTGGACCTTTGGGTCTATGCCACCGTGGACAGCATCGGTTGGCTGACGGTGTGGTTCTTGTTGGGCATCTTTCCGAAAACCAATGTCTGCGTATGGAATCACAATCACCATCACTGTCGAACCTTTCACAACCCCTGGCTGAATCGCCTGCTGGAAATTGCCTACGGTTTTCAGACCGGGATGCTTGCCAGCACCTGGACCCTGCATCACATTCACGGTCATCACCGGCACTATCTTGATCAAGCGCAAGACACCTCGCGCTGGCAAGCCGATGGTCAGACCATCAGCGTTTGGCGTTATATTGCCGAGGGAATTTTTCTGACCTATCCGCGGGCGATCGCCATTGGGCGTCGGCGACCCAAATTGTTGCGGAAGTACCTTCTGGAATTGTCGGTCAGCCTCGCCATTTTGTTGGCACTGACGACCTACCGGCCGCTGCCGGCCCTGTTTGTGTTCTGGCTGCCGATGCTGGCGTCGCTGATCGTGACCATGCGCGCCACCTATTACCACCACCTTGAGCTCGATCTGGAAGACCCCATGGCGGCCAGCCGCAATGTGGTGGACTCCAAGTGGCTGAACATCCTCACCGGTAATATCGGATACCACACGGCACATCACCATAAGTGTGGTCTTCATTGGTCAAAGTTGCCGCAGTTACACAAAGCGCTGGAACCGTTGATTCCCGCACACTGTTACACCCGCACTGTACCTATCTATTACTGGATCGATCATCTGGATCGATTGCTTCGTCGCGTTTGCCAACCGTTGTGTCGTCGATCGGCCTTTCGCTCCCGAATCCAACACTCGACCGATACCACTCAGTGA
- a CDS encoding MATE family efflux transporter, with amino-acid sequence MTAELRPNNRQFWWAVILLALPIALQMLLQSLLGMADVVMVSRLGSEAIAAVGLAAKLHFLLLVLMSGFATGCSVLVAQYSGAGKFASCQRTLGVTLMVGSLTMVPFLLLFGVRPAIWLGWLNPDAEVVALAARYLVITAPALLLTQWIVIYEASLRALGNTGMPLVAGTLSILINVALNYVLIFGHLGFPALGVAGAAWGTLIARLCQLLFILGWVYGRRHGFALRWAQFKPALAWQPARRFLAFSLPLVVNYGLWGLGNATYHVMTGFTGTHALAVMGVIVPIESAFFALFVGLASACAVMVGRTLGADNTEEAWRLHKVFDRLTLILVLSLSLTLWLASPWILKAFGNVEPDTAELLRATLAIFCALVWMKVLNMIRIIGVLRAGGDNRFVLITDVTVMWGVGLPLCALAIFGFGWPFLIVYGLMFLEDALKFFPMWQRIGKRLWMKNLTHEG; translated from the coding sequence ATGACCGCGGAGCTTCGCCCGAACAACCGCCAGTTCTGGTGGGCGGTCATCCTGCTCGCCCTGCCCATTGCCCTGCAGATGTTGTTGCAGTCGCTGCTGGGCATGGCCGATGTGGTCATGGTCAGCCGCTTGGGCTCCGAAGCCATTGCCGCCGTGGGGCTGGCGGCAAAACTCCACTTTCTGTTGCTGGTATTGATGAGTGGCTTCGCGACTGGCTGCAGTGTGCTGGTGGCCCAGTACAGTGGCGCGGGCAAGTTTGCCAGTTGCCAGCGCACTCTCGGCGTCACCCTGATGGTGGGCAGCCTGACCATGGTGCCGTTTCTGTTGCTGTTTGGGGTGCGCCCGGCTATCTGGCTTGGTTGGCTCAATCCGGATGCGGAAGTCGTAGCCCTCGCCGCCCGCTATCTGGTGATTACCGCACCGGCATTGCTGCTGACCCAGTGGATCGTCATCTACGAGGCCTCCCTGCGGGCGCTGGGCAACACCGGAATGCCGCTGGTGGCCGGCACCCTGTCGATTCTGATCAATGTGGCGCTCAACTATGTGCTGATTTTTGGCCACCTTGGTTTCCCGGCCCTGGGTGTGGCGGGGGCGGCCTGGGGTACCCTGATCGCCCGCCTGTGCCAGTTACTGTTTATCCTCGGCTGGGTCTACGGCCGCCGCCACGGTTTTGCTCTGCGTTGGGCGCAATTCAAACCGGCCCTTGCCTGGCAGCCAGCCCGGCGCTTTCTGGCGTTCTCTTTACCATTGGTGGTCAACTACGGGCTCTGGGGGTTGGGCAACGCCACCTATCATGTGATGACCGGCTTCACCGGCACCCACGCTCTGGCGGTCATGGGGGTGATTGTGCCCATCGAAAGCGCCTTCTTCGCACTGTTTGTCGGCCTGGCCAGTGCCTGCGCGGTGATGGTGGGCCGCACGTTGGGGGCGGATAACACCGAGGAAGCCTGGCGGTTGCACAAGGTGTTTGATCGCCTGACGCTCATTCTGGTGCTGAGTCTGTCGCTCACACTCTGGCTGGCCAGTCCCTGGATACTCAAAGCGTTTGGGAATGTGGAGCCGGATACCGCTGAATTGCTGCGTGCGACCCTGGCAATTTTCTGCGCCCTGGTGTGGATGAAAGTGCTGAACATGATACGCATCATCGGTGTGCTGCGCGCCGGCGGCGACAACCGCTTCGTTTTGATTACCGATGTTACGGTGATGTGGGGTGTCGGTTTGCCATTGTGTGCCCTGGCGATTTTCGGTTTTGGTTGGCCTTTTCTGATCGTCTATGGACTGATGTTTTTGGAGGATGCACTTAAATTTTTTCCGATGTGGCAACGGATCGGCAAGCGACTTTGGATGAAAAATCTGACGCATGAGGGGTGA
- a CDS encoding YaiI/YqxD family protein, with protein MPIWVDADACPVVVKDILCRAADRWKITTTFVANQGIRVPPSPFIKTRQVMAGFDVADNEIVRLLQPGDLVITQDIPLAAEVVEKGAVAMSPRGQPFTRENIRQRLAMRNLMEELRSTGEITGGPSGFSQTDRKQFADQLDRWLQKNARRKHA; from the coding sequence ATGCCAATTTGGGTCGATGCCGATGCCTGTCCGGTGGTCGTGAAAGACATTCTCTGTCGGGCCGCGGACCGCTGGAAAATCACCACCACTTTTGTGGCGAACCAGGGCATTCGTGTGCCCCCTTCGCCCTTTATCAAAACCCGGCAGGTGATGGCGGGCTTTGACGTGGCGGACAATGAAATCGTGCGTCTGTTGCAACCCGGGGATCTGGTGATCACCCAGGATATCCCGCTGGCCGCCGAGGTGGTGGAAAAAGGCGCAGTGGCCATGAGTCCACGGGGCCAACCCTTTACCCGGGAGAACATTCGTCAGCGCCTGGCCATGCGCAACCTGATGGAAGAGCTGCGCAGCACGGGTGAAATCACGGGTGGTCCTTCCGGATTTTCCCAGACCGATCGCAAGCAATTCGCCGATCAGCTCGACCGCTGGTTACAGAAAAATGCCCGCCGGAAGCACGCCTGA
- a CDS encoding TraB/GumN family protein: MFFRLIHTLLLSAALVAVSVARADTTLYTVSKGDQSFFLGGTIHLLHPDDFPLPEEFDAAYAEADALYLETDLGVMQDPAFGQKMMQVMMYPPGKTLNTELSPEVWKALQEYSQAHQFPVQQFMGFDPAFVSMIMTVMLAQQNGIQQGVDAYFYQKAQRDGLPLGELETAEQVLDYMKVMAGHDGDAIIQATLTDLKRFDELMTEMVDAWRTGDLETLDREMGQPMREQAPGMYRTLLTERNHDWLPVLESLFEQAGTELVLVGSLHLAGDDGLLNTLEQKGYEVTPYALSANQ; encoded by the coding sequence ATGTTTTTTCGCCTCATCCACACCCTGCTGCTCAGCGCCGCGCTGGTGGCTGTCAGTGTCGCCCGGGCAGACACCACACTGTATACCGTCAGTAAAGGTGATCAGAGCTTCTTTCTCGGCGGCACTATCCACCTGTTGCACCCGGATGACTTCCCTCTGCCCGAGGAATTTGACGCCGCCTATGCCGAAGCGGATGCGCTGTACCTGGAAACCGATCTTGGCGTCATGCAGGACCCCGCCTTTGGCCAGAAGATGATGCAGGTCATGATGTACCCGCCCGGAAAAACCCTGAACACTGAGCTCAGCCCGGAGGTGTGGAAGGCGCTGCAGGAATATTCGCAGGCTCATCAATTCCCGGTGCAGCAGTTTATGGGTTTCGATCCCGCCTTTGTCAGCATGATAATGACTGTGATGCTCGCTCAGCAGAACGGCATTCAACAGGGCGTTGACGCCTATTTCTACCAGAAAGCACAACGCGATGGCCTGCCGCTGGGTGAACTGGAAACGGCAGAGCAGGTACTGGATTATATGAAAGTGATGGCTGGCCACGACGGCGACGCCATAATCCAGGCAACCCTGACCGACCTGAAGCGCTTTGACGAGCTGATGACCGAGATGGTGGATGCCTGGCGCACCGGGGATCTGGAAACACTGGACCGGGAAATGGGGCAACCCATGCGGGAGCAGGCACCCGGGATGTACCGGACACTGCTGACCGAGCGCAACCACGACTGGCTGCCGGTGCTGGAATCCCTGTTTGAGCAGGCGGGTACTGAACTGGTTCTGGTGGGCTCGCTGCACCTGGCCGGAGACGATGGTCTGCTGAATACGCTGGAACAGAAAGGTTACGAGGTGACGCCATACGCACTGAGCGCCAACCAGTAG
- a CDS encoding PEP-CTERM sorting domain-containing protein produces the protein MNILSKGLRFALATVMVAFAGHAQALLLGPGDADWTSNSTSNLNGTQVADIVGTSSILELYYKKDYDDGAESGGFTGSYDTTFSGDPNNALITYVGGPSIVCPECYLIVKDGNQPQYLFNLADWDGLEDLDLQGFYPNKGAISNVAIWGKTGVSVPEPSALILMGLGLIGLGMARRRVAR, from the coding sequence ATGAACATTTTATCAAAAGGACTTCGTTTCGCTCTGGCCACGGTAATGGTGGCATTTGCAGGCCATGCACAGGCCCTTCTGTTGGGGCCGGGGGATGCAGACTGGACCAGTAACTCCACATCCAACCTGAACGGAACTCAGGTGGCAGACATTGTAGGAACCAGCTCGATATTGGAGCTGTATTACAAAAAAGATTACGACGATGGTGCTGAGAGTGGCGGCTTTACCGGCTCCTACGACACCACTTTTTCGGGCGACCCCAACAACGCGTTGATTACTTATGTTGGCGGACCGTCGATTGTGTGCCCGGAATGTTATTTGATCGTCAAGGATGGTAATCAACCCCAGTATCTGTTCAATCTCGCAGACTGGGACGGCCTGGAAGACCTCGACCTGCAAGGTTTCTACCCCAATAAAGGTGCCATTTCCAATGTCGCCATTTGGGGTAAAACCGGAGTCAGCGTACCGGAGCCCAGTGCTCTGATACTGATGGGATTGGGATTGATCGGCTTGGGAATGGCCCGGCGCCGGGTAGCCCGCTAA
- a CDS encoding DsrE family protein, protein MHYAISTTWGPSDTTRAAIPFIFANTALEAGDTVTLILFHDAVTLAVPGCHEKVVPCGPPAKFAEVFAHKNAEIIVCKPCAEARGIGDDQILDSTRMGGMGDFYQQVTRDDCKSMAF, encoded by the coding sequence ATGCACTATGCCATTTCCACCACCTGGGGGCCGAGCGATACCACCCGGGCGGCGATTCCCTTTATTTTTGCCAACACGGCGTTGGAAGCCGGTGATACCGTCACCCTGATTCTGTTTCACGATGCCGTGACCCTGGCGGTGCCGGGCTGTCACGAGAAGGTGGTGCCCTGCGGCCCACCGGCCAAGTTTGCCGAGGTGTTCGCCCACAAGAATGCCGAAATCATCGTGTGCAAGCCTTGCGCCGAAGCGCGGGGTATCGGGGATGATCAAATTCTCGACAGCACCCGAATGGGGGGGATGGGCGACTTCTACCAGCAGGTGACACGGGACGACTGCAAGTCCATGGCGTTCTGA
- a CDS encoding efflux RND transporter permease subunit codes for MSEEPRLGLSGRIARQFLTTEITPLLALVGLLLGLFAVLVTPREEEPQIDVTFANVFIPYHGASAREVEQLVATPAEQILSEIAGVEHIYSASRPGMAVLTVQFEVGETRQETIVRLYNAFYSNQDWVPANAGIGQPLIKPMGIDDVPIVAGTLWSDDPAVGAHELTRVAHTIETELQRVPGTRDIDTIGAPTRAVNVRLDPQKLAGYGLDIQSLSQALMASNVSREAGNVVADNRVIQVQAGSFLSSATEVAELVVGMNRGGPVFLKDVAEIELGPDQPEQYVSFGMGPAHDLSLPRQPAVTIAVAKQPGSNAVDVARQVIERFEHLQGTFVPEGINATVTRDYGATANEKAQTLIKKLLFATASVVLLVLVTLGWRESLVVGAAVVVTLAITLFASWAYGFTLNRVSLFALIFSIGILVDDAIVVVENIHRRATGSLNTMTERIPYAVEEVGGPTILATFTVIAALLPMAFVSGLMGPYMAPIPINASMGMLISLIVAFMFTPWLYRRLFARVTHHEAPEEDDRSGFAHRLSERLMTPFLRAREGRGARVGLLVVLLVLIGGSMALVGFQAVVMKMLPFDNKSEFQVVVEMPEGTPVEQTNRVLNALGDHLETVPEVLDYQTYSGTASPINFNGLVRQYYLRREPHQGDIQVNLVAKEERDRKSHDIARAVRAPLQDIGRELNATVKIVEVPPGPPVMAPIVAEIYGLDYHGQMDVAKEVRAVFENTEDLVDIDDDIEAPQRKLVAEVDRQRAARLGVSQQAIADTLSAALSGSDVTYLHGTASKAPIPIRLELNEADKANQALLGSLSVISQSGTRVPLSEVVQFRETTRDQTIYHKDLLPVTFVYADMAGPLDSPLYGMLDVVSTLNETPIKGAPLAQFWTDQPDNPYAWSLKWDGEWQITYETFRDMGIAYSVGLILIYLLVVAQFRSYGLPLIIMAPIPLTLIGILPGHALLDKQFTATSMIGMIALAGIIVRNSILLVDFVQHQQRAGKPLAEAVIDAAAVRARPIILTAVAATMGAFFILDDPIFSGLAVSLIFGIAVSTLLTLLVIPVVYYAYHYQNDLAT; via the coding sequence ATGAGTGAGGAACCCCGTCTCGGCCTGTCCGGCCGAATCGCCCGGCAGTTTCTGACCACTGAAATCACCCCCCTGCTGGCCCTGGTGGGCCTGCTGCTCGGGCTGTTTGCAGTGCTGGTCACGCCCCGGGAGGAAGAACCCCAGATCGACGTGACCTTTGCCAATGTGTTCATTCCCTACCATGGCGCCTCGGCCCGGGAGGTGGAACAACTGGTGGCCACGCCGGCGGAGCAGATTCTGTCGGAAATTGCCGGGGTCGAGCATATCTACTCCGCCTCCCGCCCCGGCATGGCGGTACTGACGGTTCAGTTCGAGGTGGGAGAAACCCGTCAAGAAACCATCGTCCGACTGTACAACGCTTTCTACTCCAACCAGGACTGGGTACCCGCCAATGCGGGCATCGGCCAGCCCCTGATCAAACCCATGGGCATTGATGATGTGCCCATCGTCGCCGGCACCCTGTGGAGTGACGATCCGGCCGTGGGCGCCCACGAACTGACGCGGGTGGCCCACACCATCGAGACCGAGCTGCAGCGGGTGCCGGGCACCCGGGATATCGACACCATTGGCGCCCCCACCCGGGCGGTCAACGTGCGCCTGGACCCGCAGAAGCTGGCCGGTTATGGCCTGGATATTCAATCGCTTAGTCAGGCCCTGATGGCCTCCAACGTCTCCCGCGAAGCCGGCAATGTGGTGGCGGACAATCGGGTCATTCAGGTACAGGCGGGCAGCTTCCTCAGCAGTGCCACCGAGGTGGCTGAACTGGTGGTGGGCATGAACCGGGGCGGCCCGGTGTTTCTGAAAGACGTGGCTGAAATCGAATTGGGGCCGGACCAGCCCGAACAGTACGTCAGCTTCGGCATGGGCCCCGCCCACGACCTGTCCCTGCCCCGCCAGCCCGCTGTGACCATCGCCGTGGCCAAGCAGCCGGGTTCGAATGCGGTGGACGTGGCGCGGCAGGTGATCGAGCGTTTCGAGCACCTGCAGGGTACCTTCGTACCCGAGGGCATCAACGCCACCGTGACCCGCGACTATGGTGCAACCGCCAACGAAAAGGCCCAGACCCTGATCAAGAAACTGCTGTTTGCCACCGCCTCGGTGGTGCTGCTGGTGCTGGTCACCCTGGGCTGGCGCGAATCCCTGGTGGTGGGCGCTGCCGTGGTGGTAACTCTTGCCATCACCCTGTTTGCTTCCTGGGCCTATGGCTTCACCCTCAACCGGGTATCCCTGTTCGCGCTGATTTTCTCCATCGGGATTCTGGTGGACGATGCCATTGTGGTGGTGGAAAACATTCACCGGCGTGCCACCGGCAGCCTGAACACCATGACCGAGCGTATTCCCTACGCGGTGGAAGAAGTGGGCGGCCCGACCATTCTTGCCACGTTTACGGTGATTGCCGCCCTGCTGCCCATGGCCTTTGTCAGCGGCCTGATGGGCCCCTACATGGCGCCGATTCCGATCAATGCCAGCATGGGCATGCTGATCTCTCTGATTGTCGCCTTCATGTTCACCCCCTGGCTCTACCGCCGGCTGTTTGCCCGGGTGACCCACCACGAGGCGCCGGAAGAAGACGATCGCTCCGGTTTTGCCCACCGGCTGTCCGAACGACTGATGACTCCTTTCCTGCGCGCCCGCGAGGGCCGCGGTGCCCGGGTGGGCCTGCTGGTGGTGCTACTGGTGCTGATTGGCGGCTCCATGGCGTTAGTGGGCTTTCAGGCGGTGGTGATGAAAATGCTGCCCTTTGATAACAAATCCGAGTTCCAGGTAGTGGTGGAAATGCCCGAAGGCACCCCGGTGGAGCAGACCAACCGGGTGCTCAATGCCCTGGGGGATCATCTGGAAACTGTGCCGGAGGTGTTGGACTACCAGACCTACAGTGGCACCGCCTCGCCAATCAATTTCAACGGCCTGGTGCGCCAGTATTACTTGCGCCGCGAACCCCATCAGGGCGACATTCAGGTCAATCTGGTGGCAAAAGAGGAGCGCGATCGCAAGAGCCACGATATTGCCCGAGCCGTACGGGCGCCCCTGCAGGACATCGGCCGCGAGCTCAACGCGACAGTCAAGATTGTCGAAGTACCCCCTGGCCCACCGGTGATGGCACCGATCGTGGCGGAGATTTACGGGTTGGACTATCACGGCCAGATGGACGTGGCCAAGGAGGTCCGCGCGGTGTTTGAAAACACCGAAGATCTGGTGGATATCGACGATGATATCGAGGCGCCCCAGCGCAAACTGGTGGCGGAAGTGGACCGCCAGCGGGCGGCGCGCCTCGGCGTAAGCCAGCAGGCCATTGCCGATACCCTGAGCGCTGCGCTGTCCGGCTCCGATGTGACCTACCTGCACGGCACCGCCAGCAAGGCGCCGATTCCGATCCGACTGGAATTGAACGAAGCCGATAAGGCCAATCAGGCGTTATTGGGTTCGCTTTCGGTGATCAGTCAGAGCGGCACCCGGGTGCCCCTGAGTGAAGTGGTGCAGTTCCGGGAAACCACCCGGGACCAGACCATTTATCACAAGGATCTGCTGCCGGTGACTTTCGTCTACGCCGATATGGCGGGCCCGCTCGACAGCCCGCTCTACGGCATGCTGGATGTGGTTTCAACGCTGAACGAAACCCCGATCAAGGGCGCTCCCCTGGCCCAGTTCTGGACCGACCAGCCGGACAACCCCTACGCCTGGAGCCTGAAATGGGACGGCGAATGGCAGATCACCTACGAAACCTTCCGGGATATGGGCATCGCCTACTCGGTGGGGCTGATCCTGATTTACCTGCTGGTGGTGGCGCAGTTCCGCTCCTACGGCCTGCCGCTGATCATCATGGCCCCCATTCCCCTGACCCTGATCGGCATCCTGCCGGGCCACGCATTGCTGGACAAACAGTTCACCGCCACCTCGATGATCGGCATGATCGCCCTGGCGGGCATCATCGTGCGCAACTCGATTCTGTTGGTGGACTTTGTTCAGCATCAACAGCGGGCGGGTAAGCCCCTGGCCGAAGCGGTAATTGACGCAGCGGCGGTGCGTGCCCGTCCGATCATACTGACGGCGGTGGCGGCGACCATGGGGGCCTTCTTTATTCTGGATGATCCGATTTTCAGCGGTCTGGCGGTGTCCTTGATCTTTGGTATTGCGGTGTCCACGCTGTTGACACTGTTGGTGATCCCGGTGGTCTACTACGCGTACCATTACCAAAATGATTTGGCGACGTAG